Proteins encoded by one window of Panicum virgatum strain AP13 chromosome 7N, P.virgatum_v5, whole genome shotgun sequence:
- the LOC120682001 gene encoding thioredoxin H-type-like, with amino-acid sequence MSSLTNRVFGEPRPGWYWAYYIINNIQELVTALTQVHPVVLMFWADWNQASNVMERPYFNMGVAKKDEAVFCRLDFDKFKDVVEKFRVKDLPTFVLIKEGEEQRRVVGAKVEELNTTIKNNI; translated from the exons ATGTCGTCGTTGACCAACCGAG TGTTTGGGGAGCCCCGGCCAGGGTGGTACTGGGCTTATTACATCATTAATAATATTCAAGAGTTAGTAACTGCTCTGACCCAAGTCCATCCA GTGGTGCTGATGTTCTGGGCGGACTGGAACCAAGCAAGCAATGTCATGGAGCGACCGTACTTTAATATGGGCGTTGCTAAAAAGGATGAGGCCGTATTCTGCCGGCTGGACTTCGACAAGTTTAAA GATGTTGTAGAGAAGTTCAGAGTGAAGGATCTGCCAACGTTCGTGCTGATCAAGGAGGGCGAGGAGCAGCGCAGAGTCGTTGGCGCCAAGGTGGAGGAGCTCAACACGACTATCAAGAACAACATTTGA